One window of the Corynebacterium glutamicum ATCC 13032 genome contains the following:
- the pgi gene encoding glucose-6-phosphate isomerase: protein MADISTTQVWQDLTDHYSNFQATTLRELFKEENRAEKYTFSAAGLHVDLSKNLLDDATLTKLLALTEESGLRERIDAMFAGEHLNNTEDRAVLHTALRLPAEADLSVDGQDVAADVHEVLGRMRDFATALRSGNWLGHTGHTIKKIVNIGIGGSDLGPAMATKALRAYATAGISAEFVSNVDPADLVSVLEDLDAESTLFVIASKTFTTQETLSNARAARAWLVEKLGEEAVAKHFVAVSTNAEKVAEFGIDTDNMFGFWDWVGGRYSVDSAVGLSLMAVIGPRDFMRFLGGFHAMDEHFRTTKFEENVPILMALLGVWYSDFYGAETHAVLPYSEDLSRFAAYLQQLTMESNGKSVHRDGSPVSTGTGEIYWGEPGTNGQHAFFQLIHQGTRLVPADFIGFARPKQDLPAGERTMHDLLMSNFFAQTKVLAFGKNAEEIAAEGVAPELVNHKVMPGNRPTTTILAEELTPSILGALIALYEHIVMVQGVIWDINSFDQWGVELGKQQANDLAPAVSGEEDVDSGDSSTDSLIKWYRANR from the coding sequence ATGGCGGACATTTCGACCACCCAGGTTTGGCAAGACCTGACCGATCATTACTCAAACTTCCAGGCAACCACTCTGCGTGAACTTTTCAAGGAAGAAAACCGCGCCGAGAAGTACACCTTCTCCGCGGCTGGCCTCCACGTCGACCTGTCGAAGAATCTGCTTGACGACGCCACCCTCACCAAGCTCCTTGCACTGACCGAAGAATCTGGCCTTCGCGAACGCATTGACGCGATGTTTGCCGGTGAACACCTCAACAACACCGAAGACCGCGCTGTCCTCCACACCGCGCTGCGCCTTCCTGCCGAAGCTGATCTGTCAGTAGATGGCCAAGATGTTGCTGCTGATGTCCACGAAGTTTTGGGACGCATGCGTGACTTCGCTACTGCGCTGCGCTCAGGCAACTGGTTGGGACACACCGGCCACACGATCAAGAAGATCGTCAACATTGGTATCGGTGGCTCTGACCTCGGACCAGCCATGGCTACGAAGGCTCTGCGTGCATACGCGACCGCTGGTATCTCAGCAGAATTCGTCTCCAACGTCGACCCAGCAGACCTCGTTTCTGTGTTGGAAGACCTCGATGCAGAATCCACATTGTTCGTGATCGCTTCGAAAACTTTCACCACCCAGGAGACGCTGTCCAACGCTCGTGCAGCTCGTGCTTGGCTGGTAGAGAAGCTCGGTGAAGAGGCTGTCGCGAAGCACTTCGTCGCAGTGTCCACCAATGCTGAAAAGGTCGCAGAGTTCGGTATCGACACGGACAACATGTTCGGCTTCTGGGACTGGGTCGGAGGTCGTTACTCCGTGGACTCCGCAGTTGGTCTTTCCCTCATGGCAGTGATCGGCCCTCGCGACTTCATGCGTTTCCTCGGTGGATTCCACGCGATGGATGAACACTTCCGCACCACCAAGTTCGAAGAGAACGTTCCAATCTTGATGGCTCTGCTCGGTGTCTGGTACTCCGATTTCTATGGTGCAGAAACCCACGCTGTCCTACCTTATTCCGAGGATCTCAGCCGTTTTGCTGCTTACCTCCAGCAGCTGACCATGGAATCAAATGGCAAGTCAGTCCACCGCGACGGCTCCCCTGTTTCCACTGGCACTGGCGAAATTTACTGGGGTGAGCCTGGCACAAATGGCCAGCACGCTTTCTTCCAGCTGATCCACCAGGGCACTCGCCTTGTTCCAGCTGATTTCATTGGTTTCGCTCGTCCAAAGCAGGATCTTCCTGCCGGTGAGCGCACCATGCATGACCTTTTGATGAGCAACTTCTTCGCACAGACCAAGGTTTTGGCTTTCGGTAAGAACGCTGAAGAGATCGCTGCGGAAGGTGTCGCACCTGAGCTGGTCAACCACAAGGTCATGCCAGGTAATCGCCCAACCACCACCATTTTGGCGGAGGAACTTACCCCTTCTATTCTCGGTGCGTTGATCGCTTTGTACGAACACATCGTGATGGTTCAGGGCGTGATTTGGGACATCAACTCCTTCGACCAATGGGGTGTTGAACTGGGCAAACAGCAGGCAAATGACCTCGCTCCGGCTGTCTCTGGTGAAGAGGATGTTGACTCGGGAGATTCTTCCACTGATTCACTGATTAAGTGGTACCGCGCAAATAGGTAG
- a CDS encoding HNH endonuclease signature motif containing protein gives MPSLFTNFFAVNNPDSPPARQKTKLRELEHRFWQEHLPGDDDDHSTAISSLAIVTGLTKAQVSRISIAFATLADLPELKALQQKLYHLDLSRLITISNELAGINPDNLAGADAILTEYLTATSPNQILPSPASIGRKIKEIRDLLDDARATGSRGTQDDSSFGVTFSPDGTAEIGASVDAVDGHIINDAVTQHAKKNDLTYGEAFSDILRNNIQVKVVLNLYTAKDLANAPVWASGIGWLDAKTGTFWSEKANKEQDMDAAAKISTDKHDPPPALRDALIGRDGTCRFPGCSVPALKTQADHRIPYEEGGETCLGGIGCLCQHHHNMKTDGRVTYLLDPFSGIIVWLMGDGTWAVSEPNGPLNPKNARWAQTVAQHRARHHKRWVKEDAK, from the coding sequence GTGCCTTCCTTGTTTACCAACTTCTTCGCAGTCAACAACCCAGACAGTCCGCCCGCACGACAAAAAACCAAACTCAGAGAACTGGAACACCGCTTCTGGCAAGAACACCTGCCAGGCGACGACGATGACCATTCCACCGCAATCTCCAGCCTCGCCATCGTCACAGGTCTAACAAAAGCGCAGGTCTCCCGCATATCCATCGCGTTTGCCACGCTCGCCGACTTGCCCGAACTCAAAGCCCTGCAACAAAAGCTGTACCACCTCGACCTCTCCCGACTGATCACCATTAGCAACGAACTCGCCGGCATCAACCCCGACAACCTCGCCGGCGCCGACGCAATCCTCACCGAATACCTCACCGCCACCAGCCCCAACCAGATTCTGCCAAGCCCGGCGTCCATAGGACGCAAGATAAAAGAAATAAGAGATTTGCTTGACGACGCAAGAGCCACCGGTTCGCGCGGTACCCAAGACGACAGCTCTTTCGGAGTGACCTTCTCCCCAGACGGAACCGCCGAAATCGGAGCCTCCGTCGATGCTGTGGACGGGCACATCATCAACGACGCCGTCACCCAACACGCGAAGAAAAACGACCTCACCTACGGCGAAGCTTTCAGCGACATCCTTCGGAACAATATCCAAGTCAAGGTAGTCCTCAACTTGTACACCGCCAAAGACCTCGCCAACGCCCCAGTGTGGGCCAGCGGAATCGGCTGGTTGGATGCCAAGACTGGAACATTCTGGTCAGAGAAAGCCAACAAAGAACAAGACATGGATGCGGCTGCCAAAATCAGCACCGACAAACACGATCCTCCACCAGCGTTGCGTGACGCACTCATTGGTCGTGATGGCACCTGCCGATTCCCTGGCTGTTCAGTCCCAGCGCTCAAAACCCAAGCCGACCACCGCATCCCCTACGAAGAAGGCGGAGAAACTTGCCTAGGCGGAATCGGCTGCCTCTGTCAACACCACCACAACATGAAAACCGACGGCCGAGTCACCTACCTTCTCGATCCCTTCTCCGGCATCATCGTCTGGCTCATGGGAGACGGAACATGGGCAGTGTCAGAACCCAACGGGCCGCTCAATCCCAAAAATGCGAGATGGGCGCAAACAGTCGCCCAACACCGGGCACGCCACCACAAGCGTTGGGTTAAGGAGGACGCCAAGTAG
- a CDS encoding chorismate mutase: MTNAGDNFEIRMPSGTDDPLSDAEIQKYREEINRLDREILDAVKRRTKISQTIGKTRMSSGGTRLVHTREVAIINQFREEIGEEGPALAGILLRMGRGKLG, encoded by the coding sequence ATGACTAATGCAGGTGACAACTTCGAGATCAGGATGCCTTCTGGCACGGATGACCCATTGTCCGATGCGGAGATCCAAAAGTATCGCGAGGAGATCAACCGCTTGGACCGCGAAATCCTCGATGCGGTGAAACGCCGCACGAAGATTTCCCAAACCATCGGAAAAACACGCATGAGCTCGGGCGGAACACGTCTCGTGCACACCCGAGAAGTAGCAATCATCAACCAATTCCGTGAAGAGATCGGCGAGGAAGGCCCTGCCCTCGCTGGAATTTTGCTGCGCATGGGACGCGGAAAACTCGGATAA
- the pcrA gene encoding DNA helicase PcrA, giving the protein MNTSPFTPGSPDLIDGLNEQQRAAVEHIGSPLLIVAGAGSGKTAVLTRRIAYLMRYRGVHPQQILAITFTNKAAAEMRERVSQLVGPVAERMWVATFHSVCVRILRQQAQLVEGLNTNFTIYDSDDSRRLLTMIAKDLELDIKKFSARTLLGAISNLKNELVTPQEALADAERTHNPYETVVARAFSEYQSRLRRANAVDFDDLIGETVRIFREHPPVAEYYRRRFRHVLIDEYQDTNHAQYELISTLVGKPDQDPSELCVVGDSDQSIYAFRGATIRNIEEFERDFSNARTILLEQNYRSTQTILSAANAVISQNENRRPKNLWTALGEGEQIIGYVADNEHDEARFIASEIDNLVDHGMSYSDIAIMYRTNNSSRALEDVFMRTGVPYKVVGGTKFYERKEIRDIIAYLRVLENPDDTVNLRRIINTPKRGIGDRAQAFIALHSENNQISFGQALLDAALGKVDLLGARGKNAVIKFNELFDALRSELPTMVNEVTGLPDIGQVISRILDITGYKAELEASNDPQDGARLDNLNELVSVAREFSSDAANRMVNEVPEGEAQPGSLQAFLERVSLVADADQIPDSDNGVVTLMTLHTAKGLEFPIVFLTGWEDGQFPHLRSLGDAKELAEERRLAYVGITRARKRLYMTRAMLRSSWGNPVTNPPSRFLQEVPAELIDWRREEPQMSSAWAPRPTRSIPTKTRTNNKQLDLSVGDRVNHDKYGLGTVLSSDGSGPRATVTIDFGSSGKVRLMLLGGVPMEKL; this is encoded by the coding sequence ATGAATACTTCTCCTTTTACCCCAGGTTCCCCCGATCTCATCGATGGCTTGAATGAGCAACAGCGTGCTGCTGTGGAGCATATCGGTTCTCCGCTGCTGATTGTCGCTGGTGCTGGTTCAGGCAAGACTGCTGTGTTGACCAGGCGTATTGCTTATTTAATGCGTTACCGTGGTGTGCATCCGCAGCAAATTTTGGCCATTACCTTTACCAATAAGGCTGCCGCTGAGATGCGTGAGCGTGTCAGTCAGCTGGTGGGCCCGGTTGCGGAGCGCATGTGGGTGGCTACGTTCCACTCGGTGTGTGTGCGTATTTTGCGTCAGCAGGCGCAGTTGGTGGAGGGGCTGAACACTAACTTCACTATTTATGATTCGGATGATTCGAGGCGTTTGCTCACGATGATCGCCAAGGATCTGGAGTTGGATATTAAGAAGTTCTCGGCGCGTACGTTGCTGGGTGCTATTTCTAATTTGAAAAATGAGTTGGTTACTCCGCAGGAGGCTCTTGCGGATGCTGAACGCACGCACAATCCTTATGAAACAGTCGTGGCCAGGGCGTTTTCGGAGTATCAGAGCAGGCTTCGCCGTGCCAACGCTGTGGATTTTGATGATTTGATTGGGGAGACTGTTCGGATTTTCCGGGAGCATCCACCTGTTGCGGAGTATTACCGCAGACGTTTCCGCCACGTGCTGATCGATGAGTATCAGGACACCAACCACGCTCAGTATGAGCTGATTTCTACGCTCGTCGGCAAGCCTGACCAGGATCCGTCTGAGCTGTGTGTTGTGGGTGATTCGGATCAGTCTATTTATGCTTTCCGTGGCGCCACGATCCGCAACATTGAAGAGTTTGAGCGCGATTTCTCCAACGCCCGCACCATTTTGCTGGAGCAGAATTACCGTTCCACCCAGACGATTCTTTCTGCTGCCAACGCGGTGATTTCTCAAAATGAGAACCGTCGACCTAAAAACCTGTGGACTGCGCTGGGGGAGGGCGAGCAGATCATTGGTTATGTTGCCGACAATGAGCACGATGAAGCCCGTTTTATTGCTAGTGAGATCGACAATTTAGTTGACCACGGCATGAGCTATTCCGACATCGCGATCATGTACCGCACGAACAATTCCTCGCGCGCACTAGAGGATGTCTTCATGCGCACCGGCGTCCCCTACAAAGTAGTCGGCGGCACGAAGTTCTACGAACGCAAAGAAATCCGTGACATCATCGCTTACCTGCGCGTTTTAGAAAACCCCGATGACACCGTCAACCTCCGTCGCATCATCAACACCCCCAAGCGCGGCATCGGCGATCGCGCGCAGGCGTTCATCGCGCTGCACAGCGAGAACAATCAGATCAGCTTCGGGCAAGCGCTTCTCGACGCCGCCCTCGGCAAGGTCGACCTGCTTGGAGCGCGCGGCAAGAATGCGGTGATTAAGTTCAATGAGCTTTTCGACGCCCTCCGCTCCGAACTCCCCACCATGGTCAATGAGGTCACCGGCCTGCCAGACATCGGCCAAGTCATCAGTCGCATCCTCGACATCACTGGCTACAAGGCAGAACTTGAGGCATCCAACGACCCTCAAGATGGCGCACGCCTAGACAACCTGAACGAGCTTGTCTCCGTGGCCCGCGAGTTCTCCTCCGACGCCGCAAACCGCATGGTTAATGAAGTTCCAGAAGGCGAAGCCCAACCGGGCAGCTTACAGGCATTCTTGGAGCGAGTCTCCCTGGTTGCCGACGCCGACCAAATCCCCGATTCCGACAACGGCGTAGTCACCCTCATGACCCTGCATACCGCCAAGGGCCTTGAATTCCCCATCGTGTTCCTCACAGGCTGGGAAGACGGACAGTTCCCACACCTGCGTTCCCTTGGTGATGCCAAAGAACTTGCCGAGGAACGCCGCCTCGCCTACGTGGGTATCACCCGCGCCCGCAAGCGCCTCTACATGACCAGAGCCATGCTGCGTAGCTCCTGGGGCAACCCGGTGACCAACCCACCGTCACGTTTCCTCCAAGAAGTGCCCGCAGAACTCATCGATTGGAGGCGCGAAGAACCCCAGATGTCTTCCGCCTGGGCTCCTCGACCCACCCGAAGCATCCCCACCAAAACTCGCACCAACAATAAGCAGTTGGATCTGTCGGTGGGGGATCGCGTCAATCACGACAAGTACGGCTTGGGAACCGTGCTCTCTTCAGATGGCAGCGGCCCCCGAGCCACCGTCACCATCGATTTCGGTTCCTCCGGCAAGGTTAGATTGATGCTTCTTGGTGGCGTCCCGATGGAGAAGCTATAG